A region from the Caldisalinibacter kiritimatiensis genome encodes:
- a CDS encoding protein-glutamate methylesterase/protein-glutamine glutaminase — MKRKIKVLIIDDSALVREVLSKLLQDDEVIDVVATARDPIDSIEKIKKYKPDVLTLDLQMPKMDGLTFLKRVMALHPFPIIVISSLTKKGSIETIKALELGAIDFVAKPTIGINKGLKDLKEEIIRKVKYGASVDTNKLNRLYRQSKVNINTSEIQKNVAKKSTIELIAIGASTGGTNAVRYIVKKFPKNLPPVIVVLHMPPRFTTTYAEDLNKTCVVTVKEAQDGEEILDGTVYIAPGDRHLTIQKGISGYYIKIDQGPKINHVRPSIDKTFFSIADIVSPNCIGVILTGMGNDGAKGLKKMHNRGSLTIAQDEESSIVFGMPKQAIDIGAVDKVYPLDEIAFRILEALNKN, encoded by the coding sequence TTGAAAAGAAAGATTAAAGTCTTAATCATCGATGATTCTGCACTTGTTAGGGAGGTGTTAAGTAAGCTTTTACAGGATGATGAAGTGATAGATGTAGTAGCAACTGCAAGGGATCCTATTGATTCCATTGAAAAGATAAAAAAATATAAACCAGATGTTTTAACCTTAGATTTACAGATGCCAAAGATGGATGGTCTAACATTTTTAAAAAGAGTAATGGCACTACACCCATTTCCTATCATAGTAATTAGTTCCCTTACTAAAAAAGGTAGCATAGAAACTATTAAGGCGTTAGAGCTTGGAGCAATAGACTTTGTAGCAAAGCCCACTATAGGAATAAATAAGGGACTGAAGGATTTAAAAGAAGAAATAATTAGAAAAGTCAAATATGGTGCAAGTGTTGATACAAATAAGCTAAACAGATTATATAGACAAAGTAAAGTCAATATAAACACTTCAGAAATTCAAAAAAACGTTGCCAAAAAAAGCACTATAGAATTGATCGCCATAGGAGCTTCTACTGGAGGTACAAATGCTGTAAGGTATATTGTTAAGAAATTCCCGAAAAACTTGCCACCAGTTATTGTAGTTTTACATATGCCACCAAGATTCACTACAACCTATGCAGAAGATTTGAATAAAACTTGTGTAGTTACTGTTAAAGAAGCCCAAGATGGTGAAGAAATTTTAGATGGGACCGTTTATATTGCTCCCGGTGATAGGCACTTAACTATACAGAAGGGGATATCAGGGTATTATATAAAAATAGATCAAGGACCTAAGATTAATCATGTAAGGCCATCAATAGACAAAACCTTTTTTTCGATAGCTGATATAGTGTCACCTAATTGTATAGGTGTGATACTTACAGGTATGGGTAACGATGGAGCTAAAGGATTAAAAAAGATGCATAACAGAGGCTCACTCACAATAGCCCAAGATGAAGAAAGCTCAATAGTATTTGGGATGCCTAAACAAGCGATAGATATAGGTGCAGTAGATAAAGTATATCCTTTAGATGAGATTGCTTTTAG
- a CDS encoding CheR family methyltransferase produces MDRIILDNVQELSERDYRKIKELVYTSIGVNLTESKKSLIKSRLSKRLRQLNFNKFSDYIEFLNQNPNELEIMFNLITTNVTNFFREENHFKFLRKKYLPTIKTQTTNKANQMEIRIWSAGCSTGEEPYSISITINEFFKNNKPPCKILASDINTEVLKKAHKGIYPRKQVERIPYELLVKYFKLGINENEGLFKIKDSVKQLVTFKKINLNTEKEYPIKKPLDIIFCRNVFIYFDSETQNKILNKFYNVLKPQGILFLGHSEKINIESGNIKGWNQIQPTIYKKN; encoded by the coding sequence ATGGACCGAATAATATTAGATAATGTTCAAGAGTTGAGTGAAAGGGACTATAGAAAAATAAAGGAGTTAGTTTATACATCTATTGGAGTAAATTTGACTGAAAGTAAAAAAAGCCTGATAAAATCAAGATTGTCTAAAAGGCTTAGGCAGTTAAATTTTAACAAGTTCAGTGATTATATTGAATTTTTAAACCAAAATCCCAATGAGCTTGAAATAATGTTTAATTTAATTACAACCAATGTTACAAATTTCTTTAGAGAAGAAAATCATTTTAAATTCCTGAGAAAAAAGTATTTACCTACTATAAAAACACAAACTACAAATAAAGCAAATCAAATGGAAATTAGAATATGGTCTGCTGGATGTTCAACTGGAGAAGAACCCTATTCTATATCTATTACAATAAATGAATTTTTTAAAAATAATAAACCTCCCTGTAAAATACTTGCCTCAGATATAAACACGGAAGTGTTAAAAAAGGCCCATAAAGGAATATATCCCCGCAAACAGGTAGAAAGAATTCCCTATGAATTATTAGTTAAGTATTTTAAACTTGGAATCAATGAAAATGAAGGATTATTTAAAATAAAGGATTCAGTTAAACAGTTAGTTACATTTAAAAAAATTAATCTCAATACAGAAAAAGAATATCCCATAAAAAAACCGTTAGATATTATTTTCTGTCGAAATGTATTTATTTACTTTGACTCTGAAACTCAAAACAAAATATTAAACAAGTTTTATAATGTGTTAAAGCCACAAGGAATTCTTTTTCTTGGACATTCAGAAAAAATAAATATTGAATCAGGAAATATAAAGGGATGGAACCAAATACAACCGACAATATATAAAAAGAACTAA
- a CDS encoding chemotaxis protein CheA, which translates to MVDDYLLQTFIEETEEHLQTIEEGLLELEKYPDDKELIGNIFRAMHSIKGGAGMVGLSKVNEIAHGLENILEEIRQNSKQLSENVVSILLQGIDIIRHIIETKDFEGTNIQSRIDKINNEINNYNGDQQSNNEGNNEKYKHHKETNQFKITLNLNQNIFETGTDPLMLLMELSDIGDIIEVSLDKSKLPNIYELDIYTFYLKWTVILETDKNKEDIENIFIFILDDNDIKIEEIKDKLKTKNKVKSTIKSEFNEKHNNYKKETVRVDTKKLENILNDIAELLISQSNVKRIIGQIITKNHSLKEEIDNSFQSIDKIVRRVQEQVMSASMIPIGGTFTRLHRIVRDITKNSEKKVNLEINGKDTELDRKIIEELADPLNHLIRNAVDHGIEAPKQRRELGKAPEGKITLDAYHQQGNIIIEITDDGRGIDKEKVLNKAREKGLIEVNQELNEQEIYSLIFRPGFSTKQEVSDISGRGVGLDVVKTNINNIRGNIEILSKKNEGTKFKIKLPLTLAIIDGIVLRVANEEFVLPVTSVVEFIDARSQRLEHVEGKATIVNLRNEYIPCTSLQELLDMKGNSKNLNEGILVIIQENQKKLALQVDEIIGQEQVVIKNINENMGYAEGFAGATILGNGEVSLILDVSSLFKLAHRD; encoded by the coding sequence ATGGTAGATGACTATTTGCTTCAAACTTTTATAGAAGAAACAGAAGAACATCTCCAAACCATTGAGGAGGGGCTACTAGAGCTTGAAAAATATCCAGATGATAAAGAACTAATAGGAAATATTTTCAGAGCTATGCATAGTATCAAAGGTGGAGCAGGAATGGTAGGACTATCTAAAGTAAATGAAATAGCCCATGGTCTTGAGAATATATTAGAAGAAATCCGTCAAAATTCCAAACAGCTTTCTGAGAATGTAGTAAGCATATTATTACAAGGTATAGATATAATACGTCACATTATAGAAACTAAGGACTTTGAAGGAACAAATATTCAATCCAGAATTGATAAAATCAACAATGAAATCAATAACTATAATGGCGACCAACAAAGTAACAATGAGGGAAATAATGAAAAATATAAACATCATAAGGAAACAAATCAATTTAAGATTACCTTAAACTTAAATCAAAACATTTTTGAAACAGGAACTGACCCATTAATGTTATTGATGGAGCTCAGTGACATAGGAGATATAATTGAGGTTAGTTTAGATAAAAGCAAACTTCCTAATATATATGAACTTGACATTTATACATTTTACCTAAAATGGACAGTGATATTAGAAACAGATAAAAATAAAGAAGACATAGAAAACATATTTATATTTATTTTAGATGATAACGATATAAAGATAGAAGAAATAAAAGATAAATTAAAAACAAAAAACAAAGTAAAATCAACTATTAAAAGTGAATTTAATGAAAAACATAACAATTATAAAAAAGAAACAGTAAGGGTAGATACCAAAAAACTAGAAAATATCTTAAATGATATAGCAGAGCTTTTAATCTCTCAATCCAATGTTAAAAGAATTATAGGGCAGATTATAACTAAAAATCATTCCTTGAAAGAGGAGATAGACAATTCTTTTCAATCAATAGATAAAATAGTACGCAGAGTACAAGAACAGGTAATGAGTGCTAGTATGATTCCCATTGGAGGTACATTTACCAGATTACATCGTATTGTAAGGGACATAACTAAAAATAGTGAAAAGAAAGTAAATCTTGAAATTAACGGCAAAGACACTGAATTAGATAGAAAGATTATTGAAGAGCTAGCAGATCCATTAAATCATTTAATTCGAAATGCAGTTGATCACGGAATTGAAGCACCTAAACAAAGAAGAGAACTAGGTAAAGCCCCTGAAGGAAAGATTACCCTCGATGCATATCATCAACAAGGAAATATAATTATAGAAATAACAGATGATGGTAGGGGTATTGATAAAGAAAAAGTATTAAATAAAGCTAGGGAAAAGGGTTTGATAGAGGTTAATCAAGAGTTAAATGAGCAGGAAATATATAGTTTAATATTTAGACCGGGTTTTAGTACCAAACAAGAGGTGTCGGATATTTCAGGACGAGGAGTAGGTCTTGATGTAGTTAAAACTAATATTAACAATATAAGGGGTAATATCGAAATTTTATCTAAAAAAAATGAGGGGACAAAGTTCAAAATTAAACTTCCCCTTACATTAGCTATAATTGATGGCATAGTGTTAAGGGTAGCAAATGAAGAATTTGTGTTACCTGTAACATCAGTAGTAGAATTTATAGATGCACGAAGTCAAAGATTAGAACATGTGGAAGGTAAGGCAACTATAGTAAACTTACGTAATGAATACATTCCTTGTACAAGCTTACAGGAATTATTAGATATGAAGGGTAACTCTAAGAATTTAAATGAAGGAATATTAGTAATAATCCAGGAAAACCAAAAAAAACTAGCTCTACAAGTTGATGAAATAATAGGTCAAGAACAGGTGGTTATCAAAAATATAAATGAAAATATGGGGTATGCTGAAGGATTTGCTGGTGCAACCATTTTAGGAAATGGAGAAGTTTCTTTAATTCTGGATGTGTCATCTCTTTTTAAACTGGCCCATAGAGACTAA
- a CDS encoding response regulator — translation MGNLILAVDDSRTIRASVKYTLEKAGYEVVLGCDGKEGLDKLNELKHQGKKPDMIISDINMPNMDGISFIKELKNKMEYKFIPVLVLTTESQHQKKMEGKKAGAAGWLVKPFKSQQLVDVVKKFVR, via the coding sequence ATGGGTAATTTAATATTGGCTGTGGATGATTCTAGAACAATAAGGGCATCAGTTAAATATACCTTGGAAAAAGCAGGATATGAAGTTGTGTTAGGTTGTGATGGTAAAGAAGGACTAGATAAATTAAATGAATTAAAGCATCAGGGTAAAAAGCCTGATATGATTATATCAGATATCAATATGCCTAACATGGACGGCATATCATTTATTAAAGAGTTAAAAAACAAAATGGAGTATAAATTCATTCCTGTATTAGTATTGACAACAGAATCACAGCATCAAAAAAAAATGGAAGGGAAAAAAGCAGGAGCAGCTGGATGGTTAGTTAAGCCCTTTAAATCTCAACAATTGGTAGATGTTGTTAAGAAATTTGTCAGATAG
- a CDS encoding STAS domain-containing protein, with amino-acid sequence MYELPSDITIYNVESLKTALINYLEAQLKQDLVILVLEASKVKDLDTAGLQLLLSFHKTCVELGIDLRIENSNVFFEELTKLTGANTYISRDGDNNG; translated from the coding sequence ATGTATGAATTACCGTCTGATATTACTATTTATAATGTAGAAAGTTTAAAAACAGCTTTAATTAACTATCTTGAAGCTCAATTAAAACAGGATTTAGTAATACTAGTTTTAGAAGCATCAAAAGTGAAGGATTTAGATACTGCAGGATTACAATTATTATTATCTTTTCATAAAACTTGTGTAGAACTTGGTATTGATTTAAGGATAGAGAACAGTAATGTGTTTTTTGAAGAATTAACTAAACTAACAGGTGCTAATACTTACATAAGCCGGGATGGTGATAACAATGGGTAA
- a CDS encoding diguanylate cyclase, producing MRVNNLIKMGELARQLKKRDELAKKLFCKIPDKQEEHQEIIRILIVEDDPVDQERLKTFLSEQEKYEVIIKGNGREALECLKNNKFDLIVLDFFLPEMDGIEIYKHFKKQQEYIAPAIMITANNDSRNKAESFEVGIDEYMIKPVDKLELLARVKSLLKSSQRQRSLWADYNKAIEKAVKDTMTGLYNNTYLKEYLTKEIISSQNDKGALTLIMLDLDDFKNYNDVNGHVQGDEALKKTAEIIKNSIRSSDLAARYGGEEFSVVLPSTTIEEAYYIANRIRKNTADYNFTGQEKTKKGNLTISAGVAELKEDDSLYDFLERADKALYEAKRRGKNNVFLAAKENGL from the coding sequence GTGCGGGTTAATAATCTAATAAAAATGGGCGAATTAGCAAGACAACTAAAGAAAAGAGATGAGTTAGCTAAGAAATTATTTTGCAAAATCCCAGACAAACAGGAAGAACACCAAGAAATAATAAGAATTCTAATTGTTGAAGACGACCCAGTTGACCAAGAGAGATTAAAAACATTCCTTTCAGAACAAGAGAAATATGAAGTTATCATAAAGGGAAATGGACGTGAAGCACTAGAGTGTCTTAAAAATAATAAATTTGATTTAATAGTATTAGATTTTTTTCTACCTGAAATGGATGGAATAGAGATATATAAACACTTTAAAAAACAACAAGAATATATAGCCCCTGCAATAATGATTACAGCTAATAATGATTCAAGAAACAAAGCAGAGAGCTTTGAAGTAGGTATTGATGAATATATGATAAAACCAGTAGATAAACTTGAATTATTAGCTAGAGTAAAGTCATTATTAAAGTCTTCTCAAAGACAGAGAAGCCTTTGGGCAGATTATAACAAAGCCATTGAGAAAGCAGTTAAAGACACTATGACTGGACTTTATAACAACACATATTTAAAAGAATATTTAACTAAGGAAATAATTTCAAGTCAAAATGATAAAGGTGCTTTAACTTTAATAATGTTAGATCTTGATGATTTTAAAAATTATAATGATGTTAATGGGCATGTACAAGGAGATGAGGCTCTGAAAAAAACAGCAGAAATTATAAAAAATAGCATCAGAAGTTCAGACTTAGCTGCACGATATGGGGGAGAGGAGTTTTCAGTAGTTTTACCAAGTACTACAATCGAAGAAGCCTATTATATTGCAAATAGGATACGAAAAAATACAGCAGATTATAATTTTACAGGACAGGAGAAGACTAAAAAAGGCAATTTGACTATAAGTGCGGGGGTTGCAGAGTTAAAGGAAGATGATAGCTTATACGATTTTTTAGAAAGAGCAGATAAAGCTTTATATGAAGCTAAAAGAAGGGGTAAAAATAATGTATTTTTAGCAGCCAAAGAAAACGGTTTATAA
- a CDS encoding response regulator transcription factor: protein MTNYTTKTVAIVDDDPYARQMITELLIQYDFKVIEYSSGEEVLSSDISEIKLVILDVMMPGMDGFETCRKLKEKYDDRLPIIMLTALDDKESKKRE from the coding sequence ATGACAAACTATACAACAAAAACAGTTGCAATAGTTGATGATGATCCATATGCTAGACAGATGATTACAGAGCTGTTGATTCAATATGATTTTAAGGTAATAGAATATAGTAGTGGAGAAGAGGTTTTAAGTTCAGATATATCAGAGATAAAGTTAGTTATATTAGATGTAATGATGCCAGGTATGGATGGATTTGAAACCTGTCGCAAATTAAAGGAAAAATATGATGATAGACTGCCTATTATAATGCTTACTGCACTTGATGATAAAGAAAGTAAAAAAAGGGAGTAG